One genomic window of Desmospora activa DSM 45169 includes the following:
- a CDS encoding agmatinase family protein, whose protein sequence is MGNAFVYGNTPCFLNGEKIRPRTPLHHLDAVVYGIPFEGGVTWGDYTGCELGPKVMRLASKRYSGFLPELDGIDVFQHLKLGDLGDIPVNPNDSTETMNRITSFTKSNLWDHNVFPIGLGGDHSVTYPIVKGLIEARNVKVGIIHLDAHYDNYPAHNDDLYARNTPFARLYELEGVRNESIIHTGIHGPRNKPESGQLANKAGAVTITSRDIREHGNLYRLADQIYAQASRDVDVVYLSICSDVMDYAFNPGGPPDGNGLTSYECLTLIHEFGKKGIVGMDFVEVYPQSDVNQFSAHLASTIILYVLAGIIKQKQG, encoded by the coding sequence ATGGGTAACGCTTTTGTTTACGGAAACACCCCTTGTTTCCTCAACGGAGAAAAAATTAGGCCGAGAACCCCTTTGCACCACCTCGATGCCGTTGTCTATGGGATTCCATTTGAAGGTGGTGTCACCTGGGGAGATTATACCGGCTGTGAATTGGGGCCCAAGGTGATGCGGTTAGCTTCAAAACGATATTCCGGCTTTCTCCCTGAGCTGGATGGTATTGATGTGTTTCAACACTTAAAACTGGGCGACCTCGGAGATATCCCGGTCAATCCCAATGATTCGACTGAAACAATGAATCGGATTACCTCATTTACAAAGTCAAACCTATGGGATCATAACGTCTTTCCGATCGGACTGGGCGGAGATCACAGCGTTACCTATCCGATTGTGAAAGGGTTGATTGAAGCGCGCAATGTTAAAGTCGGCATCATCCATCTGGATGCGCATTATGACAACTACCCCGCTCACAATGATGATTTATATGCGCGTAACACGCCCTTTGCTCGCCTGTATGAGCTGGAGGGCGTGCGCAATGAAAGCATCATTCATACTGGTATTCACGGCCCCCGCAACAAACCAGAAAGTGGCCAACTGGCCAACAAAGCGGGAGCCGTCACCATCACCAGCCGTGATATACGGGAACACGGGAATTTATACCGGTTGGCTGACCAGATTTATGCACAGGCCAGCCGCGATGTGGATGTGGTCTATTTGAGCATCTGCAGTGATGTGATGGATTATGCCTTTAACCCCGGTGGCCCGCCGGATGGAAACGGCCTAACCTCCTATGAATGTTTAACCCTTATCCACGAATTCGGCAAAAAAGGGATCGTGGGCATGGATTTTGTCGAAGTCTACCCACAGTCGGATGTGAACCAATTCTCTGCCCACCTCGCTTCCACCATTATTTTGTATGTGTTAGCGGGGATCATTAAGCAAAAGCAGGGATGA
- a CDS encoding DoxX family protein, which translates to MTKVISKSRLWTANIMSGVVILFMVFDSVMKFVKPAAVVKGTLELGYGEHHIAVIGTLGLLSTVLYTLPRTSVLGAIMLTGYFGGAVATQIRMDYPLFSHTLFPVYIAILAWGGIWLRDNKVRELFPFRT; encoded by the coding sequence ATGACGAAAGTCATTTCAAAAAGCAGGCTTTGGACGGCGAATATCATGAGTGGCGTTGTAATCCTGTTTATGGTTTTCGACAGCGTAATGAAATTTGTTAAGCCTGCTGCGGTTGTAAAGGGAACACTTGAACTCGGATATGGGGAGCATCACATTGCAGTGATTGGAACACTTGGACTGCTTTCAACCGTTCTTTACACTCTTCCCCGCACGTCTGTTTTAGGGGCGATAATGTTGACTGGTTATTTTGGCGGGGCGGTTGCTACGCAAATTCGGATGGATTATCCGCTTTTTTCACATACGTTGTTTCCAGTCTATATCGCAATTCTCGCTTGGGGAGGAATTTGGCTGAGGGATAATAAAGTGCGAGAGTTATTCCCGTTTCGGACTTGA
- a CDS encoding helix-turn-helix transcriptional regulator: MEKNVPVIFLPYIEIADMIVETFGDRVEVVIHDLRQPSSSLIYIKGKVTRRPVGAPTTNIILKELRRHGNDVKNKYGFTSRTVDGQMLKSSILFIRDQEQQVIGYCGINFDMTALLQAQTVLYELTLSTGLPYIHESDMTEHYANNMEEVFEAMIKEVLHLFPMSVEQMKKEEKVEVIRELDERGIFLVQGASERIASLLNVSKQTVYNYLDVVRKQEKRLEDRKG, encoded by the coding sequence ATGGAGAAAAACGTCCCTGTAATCTTTCTACCCTATATTGAGATCGCTGATATGATTGTGGAAACTTTCGGTGATCGGGTAGAGGTTGTGATACACGATTTGCGTCAACCTTCTTCATCCTTGATCTATATCAAGGGGAAGGTGACTCGCCGCCCCGTCGGTGCGCCAACGACCAATATTATCTTGAAGGAGTTAAGGCGGCATGGAAACGACGTAAAAAATAAATACGGGTTTACTTCCCGAACCGTAGACGGTCAAATGCTTAAAAGTTCGATTTTGTTTATTCGCGATCAAGAGCAACAAGTGATTGGATATTGTGGGATCAATTTTGATATGACGGCGTTATTACAGGCTCAAACGGTATTATACGAATTAACGTTATCGACAGGTTTACCCTATATCCATGAATCGGATATGACTGAGCACTACGCGAATAATATGGAAGAAGTGTTTGAGGCGATGATCAAGGAAGTGTTGCATTTGTTTCCGATGAGTGTGGAGCAAATGAAAAAAGAGGAGAAAGTGGAGGTGATCCGAGAGCTGGATGAAAGGGGGATTTTCTTGGTGCAGGGGGCCTCGGAACGTATCGCTTCCTTGCTGAATGTATCCAAACAAACGGTCTACAATTATTTGGATGTGGTGCGAAAGCAGGAAAAACGCCTAGAAGATCGTAAGGGATAA